From Syngnathus scovelli strain Florida chromosome 14, RoL_Ssco_1.2, whole genome shotgun sequence, one genomic window encodes:
- the LOC125981396 gene encoding protein c-Fos produces MLRKENTPDMEVESPTCRADSPAGIRCQETAEGANSPASSTSSSSSGDNAKDICQDPVFVPTVTAISSSPDFQWMVQPTIITSVSPSPGCEPANEPKSSRQATPIRESRNKGKNAARKAKAEQLSPEEEEKKRIRRERNKMAAAKCRNRRRELTDTLQAETDKLEEEKASLETEIANLLKEKERLEIILATHKPVCQVSEDMESVFQDSAGSLEIPPSPEEDRLPDDGVQEAPSLQDMDIPNDPSVAISGNSNILLCASAEISICDLEPSLDIKSGLLDAMLPTFGDKPPMETARSVPDIDLSGSLGVSDWETLYKSVSSDLEPLSTPVVTSTPTCSSYLSVFTFSCPELDLLTEGLDNHKGGGGGGKAESVDHLNSPTLLAL; encoded by the exons ATGCTTCGTAAAGAGAATACGCCAGACATGGAAGTAGAGTCTCCCACCTGCCGGGCGGACTCTCCCGCTGGGATAAGGTGCCAGGAGACGGCCGAGGGGGCGAACTCTCCTGCCTCCTCcacatcctcctcttcctcggggGACAACGCAAAG GACATCTGCCAAGACCCAGTATTTGTTCCGACCGTGACTGCAATCTCCTCCAGCCCTGATTTCCAGTGGATGGTCCAGCCTACAATCATCACATCCGTTTCCCCATCTCCAGGTTGCGAGCCAGCCAATGAGCCGAAGAGTTCTCGCCAGGCAACACCCATAAGAGAGAGCAGGAATAAGGGAAAGAATGCGGCGAGGAAAGCAAAAGCCGAGCAG CTGTctccagaggaggaggagaagaagaggatCAGGAGGGAGAGGAATAAAATGGCTGCTGCCAAGTGCCGCAACCGCCGGAGGGAACTGACGGATACGCTGCAAGCT GAGACGGACAAGCTGGAGGAGGAAAAAGCATCCCTGGAGACAGAAATCGCCAACCTCCTCAAAGAGAAGGAGCGTTTGGAAATCATCCTGGCCACACATAAACCCGTGTGCCAAGTGTCCGAAGATATGGAGTCAGTGTTCCAGGATTCCGCCGGATCCCTTGAAATCCCACCGAGTCCGGAAGAGGACCGGCTCCCGGACGACGGCGTGCAGGAAGCTCCTTCGCTCCAAGACATGGACATCCCCAACGATCCGTCCGTAGCCATCTCAGGGAACTCCAACATCCTGTTGTGCGCCAGTGCCGAAATCAGCATCTGCGATCTGGAGCCCTCTCTGGACATTAAGTCGGGGCTTCTGGATGCTATGCTGCCCACTTTCGGGGATAAGCCACCCATGGAGACGGCCCGGTCGGTTCCGGACATTGACTTGAGCGGCTCTCTCGGGGTCTCAGACTGGGAGACCCTGTACAAGTCCGTCTCCAGCGACCTGGAGCCCCTCAGTACTCCCGTGGTGACTTCCACTCCGACCTGCAGCAGCTACCTGTCCGTCTTTACCTTCTCCTGTCCTGAGTTGGACTTGCTCACAGAAGGACTGGACAACCAtaaaggaggaggcggaggaggaaaAGCCGAATCTGTCGATCATCTCAACTCCCCAACTTTGCTGGCTCTATAA
- the mlh3 gene encoding DNA mismatch repair protein Mlh3, which produces MIKCLSEDVRVKLRSGVAVPSLQQCVEELVLNSLDAGATCVGVRMDLEAFKIQVIDNGAGMSAEDMACVGNRYYTSKCHSLGDLDDLRYYGFRGEAIASVVAMATLVEISSRTKNTGRTLVKMFKNGKAMDVFEKDITRPTPGTTVIICNLFHNTPVRRKRMDLVLEGEKVKHRVEAMSLMHPSVSFTLRNDCTSTMIVQLPKARDTYHRFIQIHSLARAQKLGEIQHTRAQFEVTGYLGKEGHYNASLQFLYINGRLLLKTRIHTLLNSLLRRLSSPTQRNDSPEKQSAVRSPKQKRGQDLHGIYVINIKCSYSEYDISLEPAKTLIEFKDWDGVLLCIEEAVKAFLCRENLVLFQDDLHNASPRLFKVDSVAQDDTRVDHYVNPASICPSAPTLASQSVHRKHETHIASDVLETQNEGHADQTRHEPVDVAKEAEPTFSKSLDIEKEIRLSQTTLSVNLSHSQTTLVPQDERGEEKPNRKIRVLSPFIHKCLQEAPQNSRTQFHHQPSRHKISLDTLHDASSLRSFSDAIPSKVPKVVAQESGSLDEFRRIYGKSVKKNPTLLKSQVNAQILQPVEDAQNGSLSQNQQLKIDVKETKVCRQDGPQSSAPQSQLVYTKQKGTSEKLSLAGKLNHLKKKEKKDTAAPSCASPHNSGLTSTQDCINNDLGTDTTAEPSNETTTAASTDWLGHFDTEMGKMVYVNKVTGLSKYEEPPMEETLARCTSDITNMAVSVVSETGTEYRCYPFQAELVLPFLPKSRGERVLIAGTDDAGDNVKTSNSLSSLYSKWNNPVFVRPPEVAVDISSGQASGLAVKIHNILFPYRFSKDMMHSMKVLNQVDNKFLACLINTSDDTQSKGNLLVLLDQHAAHERVRLENLIADSFEDDPNAPGERRLCSSTILPPLNIRVTEEEQRLLRSCQVHLRSLGLEVTFTLGHDDHVLVGKVPVCFVEKENNELRRKRPSVIKRVVEDYLQEQMELLRSTGSVKGTLPLTVLKVLASLACHGAIKFNDSLNRDECQSLVASLSSCQLPFQCAHGRPSIAPLVDVLHLEPNQKEPQKPNLGKLRRMYKAWVLYGNR; this is translated from the exons ATGATTAAATGTCTGTCGGAAGACGTTCGGGTGAAACTTCGCTCCGGTGTCGCCGTCCCTTCTCTTCAACAATGCGTCGAGGAGCTCGTCCTCAACAGCCTCGACGCCGGGGCGACGTGTGTGGGTGTCCGGATGGACCTGGAGGCGTTCAAGATCCAGGTTATCGACAACGGTGCCGGGATGAGCGCAGAGGACATGGCATGTGTAGGCAACAGATATTACACAAGCAAATGTCACTCACTTGGTGACCTGGATGATCTCAGGTACTATGGCTTCAGGGGTGAGGCCATCGCAAGTGTAGTTGCCATGGCTACGCTTGTAGAAATCTCATCCCGGACTAAAAACACAGGCAGGACACTTGTTAAGATGTTCAAGAATGGCAAAGCGATGGATGTGTTCGAAAAGGACATTACTCGACCAACTCCTGGAACCACAGTTATCATTTGCAACTTGTTCCACAACACGCCCGTGCGCAGGAAAAGGATGGACCTCGTCCTGGAGGGTGAGAAGGTCAAACACCGGGTGGAGGCCATGTCTCTGATGCACCCGTCTGTGTCTTTCACTTTGCGGAATGACTGCACGAGCACCATGATAGTGCAGCTGCCCAAAGCCAGAGACACCTACCACAGGTTTATCCAGATCCACAGCCTGGCTCGAGCTCAGAAACTGGGAGAGATCCAGCACACGCGTGCCCAGTTTGAGGTGACGGGTTATCTTGGCAAAGAGGGCCACTATAATGCTAGCTTGCAGTTCTTGTATATAAATGGCAGATTGCTTCTAAAGACACGCATACACACGCTGCTGAACTCGCTTCTACGTAGACTTAGCAGTCCAACTCAGAGGAATGACAGCCCAGAAAAACAGTCCGCCGTCAGGAGCCCAAAGCAGAAACGCGGCCAAGACCTCCACggaatatatgtaataaatattaaatgttCCTATTCGGAGTATGATATTAGTCTCGAGCCCGCCAAAACCCTAATTGAGTTCAAAGACTGGGATGGTGTTTTGCTATGCATCGAAGAGGCCGTAAAAGCTTTCCTCTGCAGGGAGAACTTGGTTCTCTTCCAAGATGACTTGCACAATGCATCGCCAAGGTTGTTTAAAGTGGATAGCGTGGCGCAAGACGACACCCGTGTTGACCACTATGTTAATCCCGCCTCCATTTGTCCATCGGCGCCGACACTGGCGTCGCAATCCGTCCATCGCAAGCACGAGACTCACATTGCATCTGATGTGCTCGAAACTCAAAATGAAGGACATGCTGATCAGACTAGACACGAACCTGTTGATGTTGCCAAGGAAGCGGAGCCCACGTTTAGTAAATCTCTGGACATTGAAAAGGAGATAAGGTTATCTCAAACAACTCTAAGTGTTAATTTGTCACACAGTCAAACAACTCTTGTTCCACAGGATGAAAGGGGAGAAGAAAAGCCAAACAGAAAGATTCGTGTGTTATCTCCATTTATTCACAAATGTCTGCAGGAGGCTCCCCAAAACAGTAGGACGCAATTTCATCATCAACCTTCAAGACACAAAATCTCCCTTGACACCCTCCATGATGCATCTTCACTAAGAAGCTTTTCTGATGCCATCCCCTCAAAAGTTCCCAAAGTGGTGGCTCAGGAGTCTGGATCGCTTGATGAGTTCAGAAGAATTTATGGAAaatctgtgaaaaaaaatcctaccttGCTGAAGAGTCAGGTTAATGCTCAAATACTTCAACCAGTAGAAGATGCCCAGAATGGTTCTCTTTCCCAGAACCAACAACTGAAGATCGATGTCAAAGAAACCAAAGTATGCAGACAAGATGGCCCCCAAAGCTCAGCTCCTCAGTCTCAGTTAGTGTACACCAAGCAAAAAGGCACTTCAGAAAAACTATCTTTAGCCGGTAAACTTaaccacctgaaaaaaaaagaaaaaaaagacacagcaGCACCTAGTTGTGCTTCTCCACATAATTCCGGCCTCACCAGTACCCAAGACTGCATTAACAATGACCTTGGCACGGACACCACCGCCGAGCCCAGTAATGAAACCACGACGGCAGCATCCACCGACTGGCTCGGTCACTTTGATACCGAAATGGGAAAAATGGTGTATGTCAACAAAGTGACTGGGCTTAGCAAATACGAGGAACCTCCAATGGAAGAAACGCTTGCCCGCTGCACATCTGATATCACCAACATGGCTGTTAGTGTCGTCTCTGAAACGG GGACGGAGTACAGGTGTTACCCGTTCCAAGCAGAGCTAGTTCTTCCCTTCTTGCCTAAATCCAGAGGTGAAAGAGTGCTCATCGCGGGGACAGATGACGCAG gTGACAATGTCAAGACCTCCAACTCGCTCTCGTCTTTGTACTCAAAGTGGAACAACCCCGTGTTTGTGCGTCCTCCGGAG GTCGCAGTGGATATCTCAAGCGGGCAAGCTAGTGGGCTTGCCGTTAAGATCCACAACATCCTTTTTCCGTACCGCTTCTCCAAAGACATGATGCACTCTATGAAG GTGCTCAATCAAGTTGACAACAAGTTTCTTGCATGCCTTATCAATACAAGTGATGATACGCAAAGCAAAG GGAATCTTTTAGTACTGTTGGACCAGCACGCTGCACACGAGAGAGTGCGTCTTGAAAACCTAATAGCAG ATTCCTTTGAAGACGACCCAAACGCACCCGGCGAGAGACGGTTGTGTTCATCCACAATTTTACCGCCTCTAAACATCCGTGTGACAGAAGAGGAACAAAGGTTGCTCAG GTCTTGTCAGGTTCATTTGCGGAGCTTGGGGCTGGAAGTGACATTCACACTTGGGCATGATGACCACGTTCTCGTAGGCAAGGTGCCCGTTTGTTTcgtggaaaaagaaaataatgagcTTCGGCGGAAGAGACCGTCTGTTATCAAGCGTGTTGTTGag gaTTACCTTCAAGAGCAGATGGAG TTACTCCGCTCCACAGGTAGCGTGAAAGGAACCCTACCGCTTACGGTGCTGAAAGTCCTCGCCTCACTCGCGTGTCACG GCGCCATCAAATTCAACGACAGCCTGAATCGAGACGAGTGCCAAAGCTTGGTTGCGTCCTTGTCGTCCTGCCAGCTGCCCTTCCAATGCGCCCACGGCCGTCCATCCATCGCGCCGCTCGTCGATGTCCTCCATTTGGAGCCCAACCAGAAG gAACCTCAGAAACCCAACCTTGGAAAGTTAAGAAGAATGTACAAAGCATGGGTACTATATGGGAATAGGTAA
- the LOC125981392 gene encoding serine/threonine-protein kinase Nek9 isoform X2 produces the protein MSLAEYERHFDSLSSDLASGSVLSERSTSATFNGEEEKLHYIPIRILGRGAFGEATLYRRTEDNSLVVWKEVDLNSLSERERRDVMNEIEILSILEHNNIIAYFNHFIDKNTLLIELEYCNGGNLYDKIVQQKGKLFNEEVVIWYLYQIASAVAHIHKAGILHRDIKTLNIFLTKTDLIKLGDYGLAKKLGSEFSMAETCVGTPYYMSPELCQGAKYNFKSDIWAMGCVLFEVLTLTRTFDATNALNLCVKIVQGNWTMDVNRDVYGAELIKLVYECLNQDPAKRPTAEQILDQPVLSSCRQELAERVVLLNSAMKKPKLSTATETPVAVVTTRSREVYFWGGGKFTPQKLDTFKGGSGAQHVCAGESHFAVVTVEKELYTWANVQGGTKMVGQLGHGDQASYRQPKRVEKLQGKAIRQVACGTDFTVCITDEDQMYTFGSDYYGCIGVEGVMGMQILEPVLLEFFEERPVRQVSCGDNHVVVLTHSGDIFSWGCGEYGRLGLECEDDFSSPMQVELPKGATISSVSCSSDGTFFLTDTGKVLACGNNEFNKLGLNQEFSGLKHRPGEGYQGIPYTTTLTLAKQLSRFAIHTIAPGRNHTAAIDERGRLLTFGCNKYGQLGVKDFKKHQGVQVLVGPFGGKIVKLVSCGDGFTIAATEDNQIFAWGNAGNGRLGMPADKGFGSEVCPAMPRPIFGSLHHVPDLSCRNWHTIIIMEKVLNSKTIRSNSSGLSVGSGIVQDGSIATVDLEMEPGSETECQDRGLGGTVEVDLDACNLETPMMSMANQTGDSSCPLWLRMELEDAEFIPIPDESDIPPDELPSFSESTTLPYNELKDLKAVAAAVSSEHDLSSTRTSDDKLYGLEEAVVFSQGDSITCCRASSEVAELREMVTQQEKRIQMLEKQVSDQQKDNERLLAAFNRLSLLETRCDNNGNHCDGHVADDGGAARASGFTPHGGRPAGSSL, from the exons ATGTCACTGGCTGAGTATGAGCGACATTTCGACTCGCTCAGTTCCGATTTGGCCAGCGGGTCTGTGCTGAGCGAGCGGTCAACGTCAGCCACGTTTAATGGCGAAGAGGAGAAGTTGCATTACATTCCCATCCGGATCCTCGGGAGGGGGGCGTTCGGTGAAGCGACGCTGTACAGAAGAACCGAG GACAACTCCCTAGTTGTATGGAAGGAGGTGGACCTGAACTCGCTCTCTGAACGTGAGCGCAGGGATGTCATGAATGAAATCGAAATACTATCCATCTTGGAGCACAACAACATCATCGCTTACTTCAATCACTTCATAGACAAAAATACTCTGCTCATTGAGCTTGAATATTGCAATG GTGGAAATCTTTATGACAAAATCGTCCAACAGAAGGGCAAACTTTTTAATGAGGAG gtggttatttggtaCCTGTACCAGATTGCTTCGGCCGTGGCCCACATTCACAAAGCTGGCATTTTACACAG GGATATCAAAACGCTCAACATTTTCCTGACCAAGACTGACCTCATCAAGCTCGGTGATTATGGTCTTGCCAAGAAACTCGGCTCAGAGTTTTCGATGGCAGAAACG TGCGTGGGAACTCCATATTATATGTCGCCAGAATTGTGCCAGGGAGCAAAGTACAACTTCAAATCTGATATCTGGGCCATGGGCTGTGTGCTttttgaagtcttaactcttacAAGAACATTTGATGCTACG AATGCTCTCAACCTGTGTGTAAAAATAGTTCAGGGAAACTGGACTATGGATGTGAACCGGGATGTTTATGGAGCTGAATTGATCAAGCTAGTTTACGAGTGTCTTAATCAA GATCCTGCAAAGAGACCAACAGCTGAGCAGATTCTAGACCAGCCAGTCCTCTCCTCTTGCCGACA GGAGCTTGCAGAGCGAGTCGTCTTGCTGAATTCTGCAATGAAGAAACCAAA GCTGAGTACAGCCACCGAGACCCCTGTTGCCGTGGTGACCACACGCTCAAGGGAGGTGTATTTCTGGGGCGGAGGCAAGTTCACGCCCCAGAAACTGGACACTTTTAAAGGGGGCAGCGGTGCCCAACATGTGTGTGCTGGAGAGAGTCACTTTGCAGTGGTGACGGTGGAAAAAGAACTCTACACTTGGGCG AATGTTCAAGGCGGCACCAAGATGGTGGGCCAGCTGGGGCATGGAGATCAAGCTTCCTATCGACAACCCAAAAGGGTTGAGAAGCTCCAGGGAAAGGCCATCCGACAGGTGGCGTGCGGTACTGACTTCACTGTCTGCATCACTG ATGAGGACCAAATGTACACGTTTGGCTCAGACTATTACGGCTGCATCGGTGTGGAGGGTGTCATGGGCATGCAGATCCTGGAGCCGGTGCTTCTGGAGTTTTTTGAGGAGCGGCCGGTCCGTCAGGTTTCTTGTGGAGACAACCATGTGGTGGTGCTCACCCACAGTGGAGACATCTTCTCCTGGGGTTGTGGAGAGTATG GGCGACTAGGTTTGGAATGTGAGGATGATTTTTCTTCTCCAATGCAA GTGGAGCTCCCGAAAGGCGCCACTATCTCGTCTGTGTCATGCAGCAGTGACGGAACCTTCTTCTTGACAGACACTGGCAAAGTTCTAGCTTGTGGGAACAATGAATTCAACAAGCTAGGTCTGAACCAGGAATTCTCCGGTCTCAAACACCGCCCTGGAGAG GGTTACCAGGGCATCCCATATACCACAACACTGACTTTGGCAAAGCAGCTGTCACGCTTTGCCATCCATACTATAGCTCCAGGGAGAAACCATACAGCCGCCATTGACG AACGTGGTCGCCTCCTCACATTCGGGTGTAACAAGTACGGCCAGCTAGGTGTCAAAGATTTTAAGAAACACCAAGGTGTGCAAGTCCTGGTTGGACCATTTGGAGGAAAGATCGTCAAATTAGTTTCTTGTGGGGATGGTTTCACAATCGCAGCAACGGAGG acaaTCAGATCTTCGCATGGGGAAATGCAGGAAACGGGCGACTCGGAATGCCTGCTGACAAGGGATTCGGTTCAGAGGTTTGTCCCGCCATGCCGAGGCCCATCTTTGGATCCCTTCACCACGTGCCAGACCTTTCTTGTCGTAACTGGCAtaccatcatcatcatgg AAAAAGTACTCAACTCCAAGACCATTCGCTCAAACAGCAGTGGATTGTCAGTTGGTAGTg GGATTGTACAGGATGGGTCCATAGCCACCGTGGATCTGGAAATGGAGCCGGGTTCCGAGACGGAGTGTCAGGACAGGGGCCTCGGGGGTACAGTGGAGGTTGATCTTGATGCTTGCAATTTGGAAACGCCAATGATGTCGATGGCAAATCAGACTGGAGACAGTTCGTGTCCTCTCTGGTTGAGAATG GAGCTTGAGGATGCTGAGTTTATTCCAATACCTGATGAGTCAGATATTCCTCCAGACGAGCTGCCATCTTTCTCAGAGAGTACCACTCTGCCGTATAATGAGCTGAAGGACCTGAAGGCTGTTGCAGCAGCTGTCAGCAGTGAGCATGACCTATCG AGCACGCGAACAAGCGATGACAAACTTTACGGCCTCGAGGAGGCCGTCGTCTTCAGCCAAGGGGACTCGATCACGTGCTGCAGAGCAAGTAGCGAGGTGGCAGAG CTGCGAGAGATGGTCACTCAGCAAGAGAAGAGGATCCAGATGCTGGAGAAGCAG GTCAGTGACCAGCAAAAGGACAACGAGAGATTGTTGGCAGCTTTCAACCGGCTATCGCTGCTGGAAACTAGGTGTGACAATAACGGCAACCATTGCGACGGTCACGTAGCTGACGATGGGGGAGCAGCACGAGCATCTGGGTTCACACCGCATGGGGGCAGACCTGCAGGGTCCAGCTTATGA
- the LOC125981392 gene encoding serine/threonine-protein kinase Nek9 isoform X1, producing MSLAEYERHFDSLSSDLASGSVLSERSTSATFNGEEEKLHYIPIRILGRGAFGEATLYRRTEDNSLVVWKEVDLNSLSERERRDVMNEIEILSILEHNNIIAYFNHFIDKNTLLIELEYCNGGNLYDKIVQQKGKLFNEEVVIWYLYQIASAVAHIHKAGILHRDIKTLNIFLTKTDLIKLGDYGLAKKLGSEFSMAETCVGTPYYMSPELCQGAKYNFKSDIWAMGCVLFEVLTLTRTFDATNALNLCVKIVQGNWTMDVNRDVYGAELIKLVYECLNQDPAKRPTAEQILDQPVLSSCRQELAERVVLLNSAMKKPKLSTATETPVAVVTTRSREVYFWGGGKFTPQKLDTFKGGSGAQHVCAGESHFAVVTVEKELYTWANVQGGTKMVGQLGHGDQASYRQPKRVEKLQGKAIRQVACGTDFTVCITDEDQMYTFGSDYYGCIGVEGVMGMQILEPVLLEFFEERPVRQVSCGDNHVVVLTHSGDIFSWGCGEYGRLGLECEDDFSSPMQVELPKGATISSVSCSSDGTFFLTDTGKVLACGNNEFNKLGLNQEFSGLKHRPGEVLGYQGIPYTTTLTLAKQLSRFAIHTIAPGRNHTAAIDERGRLLTFGCNKYGQLGVKDFKKHQGVQVLVGPFGGKIVKLVSCGDGFTIAATEDNQIFAWGNAGNGRLGMPADKGFGSEVCPAMPRPIFGSLHHVPDLSCRNWHTIIIMEKVLNSKTIRSNSSGLSVGSGIVQDGSIATVDLEMEPGSETECQDRGLGGTVEVDLDACNLETPMMSMANQTGDSSCPLWLRMELEDAEFIPIPDESDIPPDELPSFSESTTLPYNELKDLKAVAAAVSSEHDLSSTRTSDDKLYGLEEAVVFSQGDSITCCRASSEVAELREMVTQQEKRIQMLEKQVSDQQKDNERLLAAFNRLSLLETRCDNNGNHCDGHVADDGGAARASGFTPHGGRPAGSSL from the exons ATGTCACTGGCTGAGTATGAGCGACATTTCGACTCGCTCAGTTCCGATTTGGCCAGCGGGTCTGTGCTGAGCGAGCGGTCAACGTCAGCCACGTTTAATGGCGAAGAGGAGAAGTTGCATTACATTCCCATCCGGATCCTCGGGAGGGGGGCGTTCGGTGAAGCGACGCTGTACAGAAGAACCGAG GACAACTCCCTAGTTGTATGGAAGGAGGTGGACCTGAACTCGCTCTCTGAACGTGAGCGCAGGGATGTCATGAATGAAATCGAAATACTATCCATCTTGGAGCACAACAACATCATCGCTTACTTCAATCACTTCATAGACAAAAATACTCTGCTCATTGAGCTTGAATATTGCAATG GTGGAAATCTTTATGACAAAATCGTCCAACAGAAGGGCAAACTTTTTAATGAGGAG gtggttatttggtaCCTGTACCAGATTGCTTCGGCCGTGGCCCACATTCACAAAGCTGGCATTTTACACAG GGATATCAAAACGCTCAACATTTTCCTGACCAAGACTGACCTCATCAAGCTCGGTGATTATGGTCTTGCCAAGAAACTCGGCTCAGAGTTTTCGATGGCAGAAACG TGCGTGGGAACTCCATATTATATGTCGCCAGAATTGTGCCAGGGAGCAAAGTACAACTTCAAATCTGATATCTGGGCCATGGGCTGTGTGCTttttgaagtcttaactcttacAAGAACATTTGATGCTACG AATGCTCTCAACCTGTGTGTAAAAATAGTTCAGGGAAACTGGACTATGGATGTGAACCGGGATGTTTATGGAGCTGAATTGATCAAGCTAGTTTACGAGTGTCTTAATCAA GATCCTGCAAAGAGACCAACAGCTGAGCAGATTCTAGACCAGCCAGTCCTCTCCTCTTGCCGACA GGAGCTTGCAGAGCGAGTCGTCTTGCTGAATTCTGCAATGAAGAAACCAAA GCTGAGTACAGCCACCGAGACCCCTGTTGCCGTGGTGACCACACGCTCAAGGGAGGTGTATTTCTGGGGCGGAGGCAAGTTCACGCCCCAGAAACTGGACACTTTTAAAGGGGGCAGCGGTGCCCAACATGTGTGTGCTGGAGAGAGTCACTTTGCAGTGGTGACGGTGGAAAAAGAACTCTACACTTGGGCG AATGTTCAAGGCGGCACCAAGATGGTGGGCCAGCTGGGGCATGGAGATCAAGCTTCCTATCGACAACCCAAAAGGGTTGAGAAGCTCCAGGGAAAGGCCATCCGACAGGTGGCGTGCGGTACTGACTTCACTGTCTGCATCACTG ATGAGGACCAAATGTACACGTTTGGCTCAGACTATTACGGCTGCATCGGTGTGGAGGGTGTCATGGGCATGCAGATCCTGGAGCCGGTGCTTCTGGAGTTTTTTGAGGAGCGGCCGGTCCGTCAGGTTTCTTGTGGAGACAACCATGTGGTGGTGCTCACCCACAGTGGAGACATCTTCTCCTGGGGTTGTGGAGAGTATG GGCGACTAGGTTTGGAATGTGAGGATGATTTTTCTTCTCCAATGCAA GTGGAGCTCCCGAAAGGCGCCACTATCTCGTCTGTGTCATGCAGCAGTGACGGAACCTTCTTCTTGACAGACACTGGCAAAGTTCTAGCTTGTGGGAACAATGAATTCAACAAGCTAGGTCTGAACCAGGAATTCTCCGGTCTCAAACACCGCCCTGGAGAGGTACTG GGTTACCAGGGCATCCCATATACCACAACACTGACTTTGGCAAAGCAGCTGTCACGCTTTGCCATCCATACTATAGCTCCAGGGAGAAACCATACAGCCGCCATTGACG AACGTGGTCGCCTCCTCACATTCGGGTGTAACAAGTACGGCCAGCTAGGTGTCAAAGATTTTAAGAAACACCAAGGTGTGCAAGTCCTGGTTGGACCATTTGGAGGAAAGATCGTCAAATTAGTTTCTTGTGGGGATGGTTTCACAATCGCAGCAACGGAGG acaaTCAGATCTTCGCATGGGGAAATGCAGGAAACGGGCGACTCGGAATGCCTGCTGACAAGGGATTCGGTTCAGAGGTTTGTCCCGCCATGCCGAGGCCCATCTTTGGATCCCTTCACCACGTGCCAGACCTTTCTTGTCGTAACTGGCAtaccatcatcatcatgg AAAAAGTACTCAACTCCAAGACCATTCGCTCAAACAGCAGTGGATTGTCAGTTGGTAGTg GGATTGTACAGGATGGGTCCATAGCCACCGTGGATCTGGAAATGGAGCCGGGTTCCGAGACGGAGTGTCAGGACAGGGGCCTCGGGGGTACAGTGGAGGTTGATCTTGATGCTTGCAATTTGGAAACGCCAATGATGTCGATGGCAAATCAGACTGGAGACAGTTCGTGTCCTCTCTGGTTGAGAATG GAGCTTGAGGATGCTGAGTTTATTCCAATACCTGATGAGTCAGATATTCCTCCAGACGAGCTGCCATCTTTCTCAGAGAGTACCACTCTGCCGTATAATGAGCTGAAGGACCTGAAGGCTGTTGCAGCAGCTGTCAGCAGTGAGCATGACCTATCG AGCACGCGAACAAGCGATGACAAACTTTACGGCCTCGAGGAGGCCGTCGTCTTCAGCCAAGGGGACTCGATCACGTGCTGCAGAGCAAGTAGCGAGGTGGCAGAG CTGCGAGAGATGGTCACTCAGCAAGAGAAGAGGATCCAGATGCTGGAGAAGCAG GTCAGTGACCAGCAAAAGGACAACGAGAGATTGTTGGCAGCTTTCAACCGGCTATCGCTGCTGGAAACTAGGTGTGACAATAACGGCAACCATTGCGACGGTCACGTAGCTGACGATGGGGGAGCAGCACGAGCATCTGGGTTCACACCGCATGGGGGCAGACCTGCAGGGTCCAGCTTATGA
- the acyp1 gene encoding acylphosphatase-1: MTSISSLPEVDVTANSSIVFNVQSIRITFSMADGELISVDYEVFGKVQGVFFRKYTQTQGKKLGLVGWVQNTSVGTVQGQIQGPRKKVIEMKQWLKTTGSPKSQITKAEFKNEKTVVSLEYSSFDIVK, translated from the exons ATGACGTCAATATCGTCACTTCCGGAAGTAGATGTCACCGCAAATTCCTCAATAGTTTTTAACGTCCAGTCCATTCGAATAACTTTCAG CATGGCAGACGGAGAATTGATTTCTGTGGATTATGAAGTGTTTGGAAAAGTGCAAGGGGTGTTTTTTCGGAAATATACACAG ACCCAGGGCAAGAAGCTCGGCCTTGTAGGTTGGGTCCAGAACACAAGTGTGGGAACTGTGCAAGGGCAGATCCAGGGCCCGCGCAAAAAGGTGATAGAAATGAAACAATGGCTCAAAACCACTGGGAGTCCCAAATCACAGATTACCAAGGCAGAGTTCAAGAATGAGAAAACAGTTGTCAGTCTTGAATACTCATCTTTTGACATTGTAAAATGA